A portion of the Leptospira inadai serovar Lyme str. 10 genome contains these proteins:
- a CDS encoding ribonuclease D produces the protein MASNRSPIKPDLFPGDLSEERLNEYLTDDRLAVDCEMMGLNPRRDRLCVVQICDSRNRVSLVQILPEQKEAPRLKRLFENSDIIKVFHFARMDTLFLRYRLGIETKGIFCTKIASKLARTYTDRHGLKDIIREFFDEILDKKNQSSDWGAKILTKDQIEYASGDVLFLISLEQKLTQILLREGRLDLAQECFACLSVFNQLDWLEMENLFEH, from the coding sequence ATGGCATCTAATCGTTCCCCTATTAAACCGGACCTGTTTCCCGGAGATCTCTCCGAAGAGAGATTGAACGAATATCTGACCGACGACCGTCTCGCGGTGGATTGTGAAATGATGGGACTGAATCCTCGTCGAGACAGATTATGCGTGGTTCAAATATGCGATTCCCGTAATCGAGTCAGCCTCGTGCAGATTCTTCCGGAGCAAAAAGAGGCTCCTCGCCTAAAGCGTTTATTCGAAAATTCGGATATTATAAAGGTGTTTCATTTCGCGAGAATGGATACGTTATTTTTGCGCTATAGACTCGGTATAGAAACGAAAGGTATTTTTTGCACGAAGATCGCGTCCAAGCTAGCGAGAACATACACCGATAGGCACGGACTCAAGGATATCATTCGGGAATTTTTCGACGAAATCTTGGATAAAAAAAATCAATCTTCCGACTGGGGCGCCAAGATCCTGACCAAAGACCAGATCGAATACGCTTCCGGAGACGTGCTCTTTCTCATTTCCTTGGAACAGAAATTAACGCAAATCTTATTGAGAGAAGGTCGCCTGGATCTCGCGCAGGAATGCTTTGCCTGTCTTTCCGTCTTTAACCAATTGGATTGGTTGGAAATGGAGAATTTATTCGAACATTGA
- a CDS encoding histone deacetylase, which produces MRQKLERIALIYHPEYNMDLGAHVFPARKYGMIYNLVKEDPKLSGLVALQPAPVGVEELSLVHTPEFLSDFMNLRYTDRTMYSELPLNKEIVRSFCLGVGGTILATETTENYKYVYHIGGGFHHSMPDRAEGFCYLNDAAVATKLYLQKYPDKKVLYIDLDLHQGNGNAKVFKDDPAVWTFSMHQEQLYPKKERSSLDIPLENGTGDKTYLKALVEGLDKVRANFMPDLIYYFAGADPFEDDSLGDLKLTFEGLKKRDKIVKEFADSLDVPVVVLPAGGYARNFHDTVRIHFNTIRVFASLI; this is translated from the coding sequence TTGCGACAAAAGTTAGAACGGATCGCTCTCATTTACCATCCGGAATATAATATGGACTTGGGCGCCCATGTATTCCCTGCCCGTAAGTACGGAATGATATACAACCTAGTCAAGGAAGATCCGAAACTTTCCGGTTTAGTCGCTTTACAACCGGCCCCCGTGGGAGTCGAGGAACTCAGTTTGGTTCACACTCCGGAATTTCTTTCCGACTTTATGAATCTTCGTTATACCGATCGAACCATGTATTCGGAGTTGCCTTTGAACAAGGAAATCGTTCGCAGTTTTTGCTTGGGTGTGGGAGGAACGATTCTTGCGACGGAGACTACCGAAAATTACAAATATGTGTATCATATCGGCGGAGGATTTCATCACAGCATGCCCGATCGAGCCGAGGGATTTTGTTATCTGAACGACGCAGCAGTCGCAACTAAATTATATCTTCAGAAATATCCGGATAAGAAGGTTCTGTATATAGATCTGGACTTGCATCAAGGAAACGGGAATGCTAAGGTTTTTAAGGACGATCCTGCGGTTTGGACATTTTCGATGCATCAGGAACAACTGTATCCGAAGAAGGAGCGTTCAAGCCTTGATATTCCTTTGGAAAACGGAACGGGCGACAAAACCTATTTAAAGGCCTTGGTAGAGGGACTAGATAAGGTTCGCGCTAATTTTATGCCGGACTTAATTTATTATTTTGCAGGAGCGGACCCGTTCGAAGACGATTCGCTCGGTGATTTAAAATTAACTTTCGAAGGTCTTAAAAAGCGGGATAAGATCGTAAAGGAATTTGCCGATTCTCTAGATGTTCCGGTAGTCGTTCTTCCTGCGGGAGGCTACGCGAGAAATTTTCATGATACCGTCAGGATTCATTTTAATACCATTCGGGTATTCGCCTCTCTGATTTAA
- a CDS encoding glycoside hydrolase family 36 protein, translating to MNAILRTRIYEKQSISRFEFSSGSKEAISDCGTYRLSLKLQKTAEKYTYFPQLDWVADRRPQAGLELLTLEIELPEHGLKDGRIFVHGYQSWSLSASQDWKEPYESPKLAFLQYSQENIYSSHSGISEDWISEGFILALSKGAEQNYFAGVIGKGQEGVKFRIRSKERLLGNSDRKGLKSEVIAIYDIFRYEDFKGNKLALTPVRVVKFKGDESVFLKNYFSELGRNFKVKLPQIPVPTGWCSWYHYYTKISEKIILKNLKALRTKNFGVKVFQIDDGYQTEIGDWLETNERFPGGMKLIADAIKSEKFTPGIWLAPFLVRKKSKFFQKYPEAVLKDRDGNPVPALWNPLWGIDFTYTLDVSHPASKEFLTHVIRTIVKEYGYEYLKLDFLYSALLPGWTYDRSESPHTRYIEAIKLIRKAAGKDVFLLGCGAPILPSIGLFDAMRISCDVAPFWGREKKRIFANDRNALCTERALINDITRSSMHRTLWFNDPDCLLVRDKKNKMTAAQTKIMASVMGVSGGMLFVSDEIALLTQEREDLLKKTLYLQSKCRNKTPLPIGIGSEFFPSALYNPAGFLGIWNPSDTSREIELNLTFPWEKKNTIDYWTGQIVESLEIEPRKKILKIRLGAWESVVLSSGKLG from the coding sequence ATGAACGCCATTTTGCGTACGAGAATTTACGAGAAGCAATCGATTTCTAGATTCGAATTTTCCTCAGGATCGAAAGAGGCGATCAGTGATTGTGGAACGTACCGCTTATCTCTGAAACTCCAAAAAACGGCGGAGAAATATACGTATTTTCCTCAACTAGACTGGGTGGCAGATCGACGTCCTCAGGCCGGTCTCGAACTATTAACTCTCGAAATCGAACTTCCGGAACATGGATTGAAGGACGGAAGAATTTTCGTTCATGGATACCAGTCTTGGAGTCTTTCCGCGAGCCAGGATTGGAAAGAGCCCTACGAATCTCCTAAATTGGCGTTCTTGCAATACTCCCAAGAAAACATCTACTCATCCCATTCCGGAATCTCGGAGGATTGGATTTCGGAAGGATTCATTTTAGCCCTTTCCAAAGGAGCGGAGCAGAACTATTTCGCGGGCGTGATCGGCAAAGGACAGGAAGGGGTGAAATTTAGGATTCGCTCAAAGGAACGCTTACTGGGGAATTCCGATCGAAAAGGCCTAAAGTCCGAGGTGATCGCCATCTATGATATTTTCAGATACGAAGATTTCAAAGGAAATAAACTCGCTTTGACGCCGGTACGGGTCGTAAAATTCAAAGGAGACGAATCGGTATTTCTTAAAAATTATTTCTCCGAATTGGGTAGAAATTTCAAGGTAAAGCTTCCTCAGATTCCCGTTCCGACCGGCTGGTGCTCCTGGTACCACTATTACACGAAAATTTCGGAAAAGATTATATTAAAAAACCTGAAAGCGCTTAGAACCAAGAATTTCGGAGTAAAAGTATTTCAGATCGACGACGGATATCAGACCGAGATCGGGGACTGGCTGGAAACGAACGAACGGTTTCCGGGAGGAATGAAACTGATTGCGGACGCGATCAAATCGGAGAAATTCACTCCCGGAATTTGGCTGGCTCCGTTTTTAGTTAGAAAGAAATCCAAATTTTTCCAAAAGTACCCGGAAGCGGTCCTAAAAGATCGGGATGGGAACCCTGTTCCGGCCCTTTGGAATCCTCTCTGGGGTATCGATTTTACTTATACTTTGGACGTCTCGCATCCTGCTTCTAAGGAATTCTTAACCCACGTGATCCGAACGATCGTAAAGGAATACGGATATGAATATTTAAAATTGGATTTTTTATATTCCGCGCTTCTGCCCGGCTGGACCTACGATCGGAGCGAATCGCCTCACACACGTTATATCGAGGCGATTAAACTGATCCGAAAGGCCGCCGGAAAAGACGTATTTTTGCTCGGGTGCGGAGCGCCGATCCTTCCCTCCATCGGACTTTTCGACGCGATGAGAATTTCCTGCGACGTGGCTCCTTTTTGGGGTCGCGAAAAGAAACGAATTTTTGCGAATGATAGAAACGCTCTTTGCACGGAACGAGCATTGATAAACGACATTACTCGATCTTCCATGCACAGGACGCTTTGGTTCAATGACCCGGATTGTCTACTGGTTCGGGATAAGAAAAATAAAATGACTGCCGCCCAAACTAAGATTATGGCGAGCGTAATGGGCGTTTCAGGCGGCATGCTTTTCGTTTCGGACGAGATCGCTTTATTGACTCAGGAAAGGGAAGACCTTCTAAAAAAGACCCTATATCTGCAAAGTAAATGTAGAAATAAGACTCCCCTCCCCATCGGAATCGGTTCCGAATTCTTTCCGAGCGCTCTGTATAACCCGGCCGGGTTTCTCGGCATCTGGAATCCGAGCGATACAAGTCGCGAAATAGAATTGAATCTTACATTTCCTTGGGAGAAGAAAAACACGATCGATTATTGGACGGGACAAATCGTCGAGTCCCTGGAAATCGAACCTCGAAAAAAGATTCTGAAGATTCGGTTGGGAGCCTGGGAGTCGGTGGTACTTTCGTCGGGAAAACTCGGTTGA
- a CDS encoding SpoIIE family protein phosphatase encodes MTSLSIKPEILIIDDDRDVGEALEILLQKLGYNSTFFDSVDRGKEYFEKEANPIVFLDIHMPHTSGLDVLPYFKNLNPATQVIMMTGERDINNVVTSLTHKASDFLLKPFSLQTVRIAVQRALDYYTLLKEQQAREESILRDLRLASKIQRKILSVPDFSPYKVLVDNTPASFVSGDFYVLSKSNGTVLALLGDIEDHGVTSGLIGLLMTSIAREAYKEKDDPSHVLRRMNEELSTEIGTHSLTAAVVVIKPEKKRLLYARGGHPFPVLYRKEGMLLLKEKSGQLLGIMDQLEFEAHEVPFQSGDILFLYSDGLLNNLSSPLFSELDELRKKDRPIEELEEAIRVYSKAALPTREFRDDSSYMLIQL; translated from the coding sequence ATGACATCACTTTCCATAAAGCCTGAAATCTTAATCATCGACGACGATCGTGATGTAGGCGAGGCGCTTGAAATTTTGCTTCAAAAGCTAGGATATAACTCGACTTTTTTTGATTCGGTAGATCGAGGAAAGGAATATTTCGAGAAAGAAGCGAACCCGATCGTATTTCTCGATATTCACATGCCTCATACGAGCGGGTTGGACGTCCTACCATATTTCAAAAACCTGAATCCGGCAACGCAGGTGATCATGATGACCGGCGAGAGGGATATTAATAACGTAGTCACTTCTCTCACTCATAAGGCCTCGGATTTTCTTTTAAAACCGTTCTCCCTGCAAACGGTCAGGATTGCCGTTCAGAGAGCTTTAGATTATTATACTTTGCTAAAAGAGCAGCAGGCGAGGGAGGAGAGTATTTTGCGCGACCTTCGTCTCGCCTCTAAGATTCAGCGAAAAATTCTGTCCGTTCCCGACTTTTCTCCTTATAAGGTGTTGGTCGATAATACTCCGGCGTCCTTTGTAAGCGGCGATTTTTACGTTCTCTCTAAATCTAACGGAACCGTTTTGGCTTTGTTAGGCGATATCGAAGATCACGGGGTAACGTCCGGACTGATCGGGCTGTTGATGACGAGCATTGCAAGGGAAGCGTATAAGGAAAAGGATGATCCGTCGCATGTACTCCGCAGAATGAACGAGGAACTTTCGACGGAAATCGGAACTCATAGTTTGACCGCGGCTGTCGTAGTAATAAAGCCGGAGAAGAAGAGACTCCTTTATGCGAGAGGAGGACATCCTTTTCCCGTTTTATATAGGAAGGAAGGAATGCTTCTTTTAAAGGAAAAGTCCGGTCAGTTGTTGGGAATCATGGACCAGCTCGAATTTGAGGCGCACGAGGTTCCCTTTCAGAGTGGTGATATATTATTTTTGTACAGCGACGGGTTATTGAACAATCTTTCCAGTCCGCTTTTTTCGGAACTAGACGAATTACGCAAAAAGGATCGCCCGATCGAAGAGCTTGAGGAAGCCATTCGCGTCTATTCGAAGGCAGCATTGCCGACCCGTGAATTTCGCGACGACTCGAGCTACATGCTGATTCAACTATAG
- a CDS encoding putative lipoprotein, whose protein sequence is MRLLSKSVGIAAMVLALLTIQNCFILDFFASVSQSVSKASDSVQSLSKSVSSISASIFSSSSSDDKSEKKVFRRDVETLTAIHLNNGLVPEEFEADLASLARKNGINDWRSSEVTYIAIGRGMRKAGVETDRFNSFAEEFSVTRPEVAKALRKGYTSI, encoded by the coding sequence ATGAGATTATTAAGTAAGAGCGTAGGAATTGCCGCGATGGTCTTGGCCCTGCTTACGATACAAAACTGCTTTATCCTGGATTTTTTCGCGTCCGTATCGCAATCGGTTTCTAAGGCATCCGATTCCGTTCAAAGTCTTTCCAAATCGGTATCATCCATCTCGGCCTCTATATTCTCTTCGTCTTCTTCCGACGATAAAAGCGAAAAGAAAGTGTTTCGCAGAGATGTGGAAACCTTAACCGCAATTCATCTAAATAACGGATTGGTACCGGAGGAATTCGAGGCGGACCTGGCTTCGCTGGCGCGCAAAAACGGAATCAACGACTGGAGATCTTCCGAAGTAACCTATATAGCGATCGGTCGCGGAATGAGAAAAGCGGGGGTAGAAACGGATCGATTCAATAGCTTTGCGGAAGAATTCTCCGTCACTCGTCCGGAAGTCGCAAAGGCTTTACGTAAAGGATATACCTCCATCTAA
- the radA gene encoding DNA repair protein RadA — MKKKAIKLFLCQSCGQDYPRWAGKCDSCGKWNTIIEESGGDRFSSSPAFRKNAAYKPPIPIASVPSEDTERILTGLSELDLVLGGGLVPGSLVLIGGEPGVGKSTLILEISRKLSEQGRKLLYISGEESASQVGLRAARMSVLSPNLLLSSETYVENVSAMIEDTEPDLVFVDSIQTLTREALPNQAGTVTQLRECTQVLLETAKRTGIPILMTGHITKDGAIAGPKILEHLVDTVLYFEGDRLNYFRLLRAVKNRFGAVGDLAVFEMLGTGLREVKDRHHVFISSLTEGKSGSVISAVLEGSRALSVEVQALVSRTNYSQARRMAEGPDTRRVILLAAVIEKYLGHKLSECDIFGNLAGGLQVDEPALDLAICASILSSYTERPVKSRAAVLGEVGLSGEVRSVGQISLRLKELKGIGMEIVYLPEGNLAEIETIPDLVLVGIKSLSELEGLFR; from the coding sequence TTGAAAAAGAAAGCGATAAAACTTTTTCTTTGCCAGTCCTGCGGGCAAGATTACCCGCGATGGGCCGGAAAATGCGATTCTTGCGGAAAATGGAATACGATTATCGAAGAGTCGGGCGGGGATCGTTTTTCTTCTTCTCCGGCTTTTCGAAAGAACGCGGCATACAAACCTCCGATTCCGATAGCCTCCGTTCCTTCGGAGGATACGGAGAGGATTCTCACGGGATTATCCGAATTGGATTTGGTATTGGGCGGCGGACTCGTTCCGGGAAGTTTAGTCTTGATCGGAGGCGAGCCCGGTGTAGGAAAGTCCACTCTGATTTTGGAAATCAGCAGGAAACTCTCCGAACAAGGTCGCAAACTGTTGTATATCTCCGGAGAGGAATCCGCCTCTCAAGTGGGATTAAGAGCCGCAAGAATGTCTGTCCTTTCTCCAAATCTTTTACTTTCTTCCGAAACATACGTGGAAAACGTATCGGCCATGATCGAGGACACGGAACCTGATTTGGTTTTCGTGGATTCCATCCAAACCTTGACTCGCGAGGCGTTGCCGAATCAGGCCGGGACCGTCACCCAATTGCGCGAATGCACGCAGGTATTATTGGAGACTGCTAAGCGAACCGGAATCCCGATCCTAATGACGGGGCATATCACGAAGGACGGCGCGATCGCGGGACCCAAAATTTTGGAACATTTGGTGGATACCGTCCTTTATTTCGAGGGAGACCGTCTGAATTATTTCAGACTTTTACGAGCCGTAAAAAATCGTTTCGGGGCCGTCGGGGATTTGGCAGTGTTCGAAATGCTGGGGACCGGACTTCGGGAGGTGAAGGATCGACACCATGTCTTTATCAGCTCCTTGACCGAAGGAAAAAGCGGGTCCGTGATCAGCGCGGTCCTGGAGGGGAGTCGGGCGTTGAGTGTGGAAGTTCAGGCGCTCGTGAGCCGGACGAATTATTCTCAGGCGAGACGGATGGCGGAAGGCCCGGATACTCGACGCGTCATTCTTTTGGCCGCAGTGATCGAAAAATATCTAGGCCATAAACTTTCGGAATGCGATATCTTCGGAAACCTGGCCGGAGGATTGCAAGTGGACGAACCCGCACTCGATCTCGCTATCTGTGCGTCCATTTTATCCAGCTATACGGAAAGACCGGTAAAATCGAGGGCTGCGGTCCTGGGAGAAGTCGGGCTTTCGGGAGAGGTTCGATCGGTCGGACAAATTTCTCTTCGCTTAAAGGAATTAAAGGGAATCGGAATGGAGATCGTGTACCTTCCCGAAGGAAATCTGGCCGAGATCGAAACGATTCCGGACCTGGTACTAGTCGGTATCAAATCGCTGTCGGAGTTAGAGGGATTGTTCCGGTGA